A genomic stretch from uncultured Cohaesibacter sp. includes:
- a CDS encoding gamma-glutamylcyclotransferase — protein MHDLWVFGYGSLMWRPGFDFEESYIGSLEGYHRALCVYSHVYRGSPENPGLVMGLSEGGSCQGMVFRVEASQREGVIDYLRAREQVTSVYLEEFAPVEIASITMDGAPRKVEAVTYIADTAHEQFAGKLSLEEQVEIVLKSRGEAGPNIDYVLNTVDHLKEINIEDEALYALADALRLRAKQ, from the coding sequence ATGCACGATCTTTGGGTCTTTGGCTATGGTTCTCTCATGTGGCGCCCCGGGTTCGACTTTGAAGAATCCTATATTGGCAGCCTTGAGGGCTATCATCGTGCGCTCTGTGTCTATTCCCATGTCTATCGCGGATCGCCGGAAAATCCCGGACTGGTGATGGGATTGAGTGAGGGTGGGTCTTGTCAGGGCATGGTGTTCCGCGTCGAGGCCAGCCAGCGCGAGGGGGTGATTGACTATCTGCGTGCGCGTGAACAGGTTACCTCGGTCTATCTGGAAGAATTCGCCCCTGTCGAGATCGCTTCCATTACAATGGATGGCGCACCGCGCAAGGTGGAAGCCGTGACCTATATTGCAGATACCGCGCATGAACAATTTGCAGGCAAGCTGTCGCTTGAGGAACAGGTTGAAATTGTGCTGAAAAGCCGCGGTGAAGCCGGACCGAATATCGACTATGTGCTCAACACGGTGGATCATCTCAAGGAAATCAATATCGAAGATGAAGCGCTTTATGCTCTGGCTGATGCGCTGAGACTGAGAGCTAAGCAATAG
- a CDS encoding 1-acyl-sn-glycerol-3-phosphate acyltransferase, producing MLIIRSVLFNAAFYLSTAIMLIFSILTYPLPRRYLIKLAGIWAKVCAWLFTTIVGGSYEVRGAENIPKGQSIILASKHMSAFETFALVPLVDDPLFILKRELLRYPLFGWALLKTDMIPIDRSAGLKALRNMLVEARKKMTANSRQLIIFPEGTRRRPDTEPAYKFGISHIYHALKVPCYPVALNTGLFWPKGSPIRHSGKIIIEILPPIEPGMGMRPFFEQLSETIESHSNRLISEARAANKDLPPPTKTEA from the coding sequence ATGCTGATTATCCGATCCGTGCTATTCAATGCAGCCTTCTATCTCTCGACGGCCATCATGCTGATCTTTTCCATCCTCACCTATCCCCTGCCCCGTCGCTATCTGATCAAGCTGGCGGGCATTTGGGCCAAGGTCTGCGCATGGCTGTTTACCACCATCGTCGGCGGCAGCTATGAGGTGAGAGGAGCCGAGAATATCCCGAAGGGCCAGAGCATCATTCTAGCGTCCAAACATATGAGCGCCTTTGAAACCTTTGCGCTTGTTCCATTGGTGGACGACCCGCTGTTCATCCTCAAGCGGGAACTGCTGCGCTATCCGCTTTTCGGCTGGGCTCTGCTGAAAACCGACATGATTCCCATCGACCGCAGCGCTGGCCTGAAAGCTCTGCGCAACATGCTGGTGGAAGCACGCAAAAAGATGACCGCCAACAGCCGGCAGCTCATCATCTTCCCGGAAGGCACACGCAGACGCCCCGATACGGAACCGGCCTATAAATTCGGCATCAGCCATATTTACCACGCCCTGAAGGTGCCCTGCTATCCGGTCGCCCTCAATACCGGTCTGTTCTGGCCAAAAGGCAGCCCGATTCGCCATTCCGGCAAAATCATCATCGAGATTCTGCCTCCCATCGAGCCGGGCATGGGGATGCGGCCATTTTTCGAACAACTTAGTGAAACCATAGAATCGCATTCAAATCGGCTGATTTCCGAAGCCCGCGCCGCCAACAAAGATCTCCCTCCACCGACAAAAACCGAAGCCTAG
- a CDS encoding YdcF family protein has protein sequence MLFALVFATFIGLCALFIGWAIFIGYALTASETQPEPADAIVVVTGGAGRLERAIELLKEGKGRKLLISGVHYRNSDRTLFARFDLDEKTFDCCVDLDREALNTVANATQTAIWAKENNFKSLIIVTSAYHMPRTLLEMRRAAPEVTFQSDLVAGPTTQPLLSRLINWNTAHLLTKEYFKLLASVLHGTTERLLSHRGQ, from the coding sequence GTGCTTTTCGCACTTGTCTTTGCAACCTTTATCGGGCTGTGCGCACTGTTCATTGGCTGGGCGATCTTCATTGGCTATGCATTGACGGCCAGTGAAACCCAACCCGAACCCGCCGATGCCATTGTCGTCGTAACGGGGGGCGCTGGTCGGCTGGAGCGCGCGATTGAACTGCTCAAGGAAGGCAAGGGCCGCAAACTGCTCATTTCCGGGGTTCACTACCGGAATTCGGACCGTACGCTCTTTGCCCGCTTCGATCTGGATGAAAAAACGTTCGACTGCTGTGTCGATCTGGACAGGGAAGCGCTGAATACGGTCGCCAATGCCACCCAAACCGCGATTTGGGCCAAGGAAAACAATTTCAAAAGCCTCATCATCGTCACCAGTGCCTATCATATGCCCCGTACCCTATTGGAAATGCGCCGCGCTGCGCCTGAAGTCACTTTCCAAAGCGACCTTGTGGCAGGGCCGACCACGCAGCCTTTGCTCTCGCGCCTGATCAACTGGAACACGGCACACCTGCTAACCAAGGAATATTTCAAGCTGCTGGCCTCAGTTCTACATGGCACCACCGAGAGGCTTTTAAGCCATCGGGGGCAATAG
- a CDS encoding ABC transporter permease, which produces MAGRPTDRDGQDMSHAPLPSSTPRVGPNLGPVGKEAFEPNASSRRTASPNELPSLTKGKNPLSKPGKVRKKGSRMRQIRQMKPKRFIQQIPFSDKKPGPIVPKGTIAGHALVLVIAIMSFLAALTVAAVTIISDATRDWQSDISRGATIQIRQLEGVEMEGELAKAINIARQTPGITSARALTTGESNSLLEPWLGLDITFDDLPIPRLIELTIDNPASVDFDSLSRKLHEQVPGAILDNHRFWVERLRSMAETAIFIGFTIMVLVVTATVLTVVFATRSAMSGNKETIEVLHFVGASNKFIAGEFQRKFFTLGFQGALAGGGTAVVTFLIIQGLLRAQEGSAALDQMQALLGVVQLGANAYLGTFALVILIAVFTAITTRLTVMNTLKKLS; this is translated from the coding sequence ATGGCCGGACGCCCAACAGATAGAGACGGACAAGACATGTCACACGCCCCGCTGCCTTCCAGCACGCCACGCGTCGGCCCCAATCTTGGCCCGGTGGGCAAGGAGGCCTTCGAGCCGAATGCCAGCTCCAGAAGAACAGCAAGCCCCAATGAGCTCCCCTCCCTGACAAAAGGCAAAAATCCGCTCTCCAAACCGGGTAAAGTACGCAAGAAGGGCTCCAGAATGCGTCAGATCCGTCAGATGAAACCCAAGCGTTTCATCCAGCAGATCCCCTTCTCTGACAAAAAGCCCGGCCCGATTGTGCCCAAAGGCACCATCGCTGGCCACGCGCTGGTGCTGGTCATCGCCATCATGAGCTTTCTTGCGGCGCTGACCGTTGCCGCAGTGACGATCATTTCCGATGCCACCAGAGATTGGCAATCTGACATCAGTCGGGGCGCAACCATCCAGATCAGGCAGCTTGAAGGCGTCGAGATGGAAGGGGAGTTGGCAAAAGCCATCAACATTGCGCGCCAGACCCCCGGCATCACAAGTGCCAGGGCTCTTACCACGGGTGAGTCCAATTCTCTGCTTGAACCATGGCTGGGGCTGGATATCACCTTTGATGATCTGCCCATTCCACGCCTCATAGAGCTGACCATCGACAACCCAGCGTCAGTGGATTTTGACTCGTTGAGCCGAAAATTGCACGAGCAAGTCCCCGGCGCCATTCTTGACAATCACCGTTTCTGGGTGGAGAGGCTGAGATCCATGGCAGAAACAGCCATCTTTATCGGCTTCACCATAATGGTTCTGGTCGTCACCGCGACAGTGCTGACCGTTGTCTTTGCCACCAGATCGGCCATGTCCGGCAATAAGGAAACGATTGAGGTGCTTCACTTTGTCGGGGCCAGCAACAAATTCATTGCAGGCGAATTCCAACGCAAATTCTTCACCCTCGGCTTTCAGGGTGCCCTTGCTGGTGGGGGAACTGCAGTGGTTACCTTCCTCATCATTCAGGGTCTCCTGCGTGCACAGGAAGGCTCTGCCGCCCTTGATCAGATGCAAGCCCTGCTCGGCGTGGTGCAACTGGGCGCCAATGCCTATCTTGGCACCTTCGCTCTGGTGATATTGATCGCTGTATTCACCGCTATCACAACACGATTAACCGTCATGAATACGTTGAAAAAGCTGTCCTGA
- the ftsE gene encoding cell division ATP-binding protein FtsE — translation MIRFEKVGLRYGMGQEVLRDVSFHIPQNSFQFLSGPSGAGKTTLLKLMFLSLKPNRGLIKIFGRDTARLDHDELAKLRRQIGFVFQEFRLLNHLTTFENVALPLRVKGMSESTYRTDVAELLEWVGLGHRMHVYPPVMSGGEKQRAAIARALISRPKLLLADEPTGNVDPILARRLLRLFVELHRSGTSIVIATHDTSLMDQIEARRIVLNDGTLYIYD, via the coding sequence TTGATTCGCTTTGAGAAAGTTGGCCTGCGTTATGGAATGGGACAAGAAGTGCTGCGCGATGTGTCTTTTCACATCCCTCAGAACTCCTTTCAGTTTCTTTCCGGCCCCTCAGGAGCGGGCAAAACAACCTTACTCAAGCTGATGTTTCTCTCGCTCAAACCCAACCGTGGCCTGATCAAGATTTTCGGCCGTGATACCGCTCGCCTTGATCATGACGAGCTAGCCAAGCTGCGCCGACAGATCGGCTTCGTCTTTCAGGAATTCCGGCTGCTCAATCATTTGACCACCTTCGAAAATGTCGCCCTGCCGTTGCGCGTCAAAGGCATGTCAGAGAGCACCTACAGAACCGATGTTGCCGAATTGCTGGAATGGGTCGGCCTTGGTCATCGCATGCATGTCTATCCACCGGTTATGTCGGGCGGAGAAAAGCAGCGTGCGGCCATTGCCAGAGCCCTGATCTCCCGCCCAAAACTTCTGCTGGCAGACGAGCCGACCGGTAACGTCGACCCCATTCTGGCCCGCCGCCTCCTGCGCCTGTTTGTTGAATTACACAGGTCAGGTACCTCCATCGTCATCGCAACGCACGACACCAGTCTGATGGATCAGATCGAAGCGCGCCGCATTGTGCTGAACGATGGAACTCTCTACATTTACGATTAG
- a CDS encoding MJ0042-type zinc finger domain-containing protein, with the protein MKITCPNCATSYQVPDDYIGAEGRSVRCSSCGETWHAEQTPEVWPQKDPDPQPDAKPATNEPEAAAEASKEQSQDDIDALFDSPSGGEEQSQDDIDALFDSPSGGEEQSQDDIDALFDSPSGGEEQSQDDIDALFDSPSGGEEQSQDDIDALFDSPSGGEEQSQDDIDALFDSPSGGEEQNQDDIDALFDSPSGGAEQSQDDIDSLFDEPAGKADKADNAAKSKKDEGASGTTKVDDDESPKPFVVKGDGGEDFQPPVVDLMDAAGFEAQKKVARGGTEARARRRRRKARAKKQRLAAGGNRSANREWMLGGAALGATVILLGALFMAPQFWVKRVPNLASLYSMFGINVNIVGVNIDMVDVRLEQKSGSPVLAIETELVNPGTEPVILPSVEFSVLGKERLELYSWTIGPDHVGLGPGERKLIETSIAAPAQARYLSLRVFNE; encoded by the coding sequence ATGAAGATAACCTGCCCAAATTGTGCGACAAGCTATCAGGTTCCCGATGATTATATCGGTGCTGAAGGGCGGTCCGTGCGTTGTTCCAGTTGCGGGGAAACCTGGCATGCGGAGCAGACTCCTGAAGTTTGGCCTCAAAAGGACCCTGATCCCCAACCGGACGCAAAGCCTGCGACAAATGAGCCCGAGGCAGCAGCTGAGGCGTCCAAGGAACAGAGCCAGGATGATATTGATGCGCTGTTCGATAGCCCGTCAGGCGGTGAAGAGCAAAGTCAGGATGATATCGATGCGCTGTTCGATAGCCCGTCAGGCGGCGAAGAGCAAAGTCAGGATGATATCGATGCGCTGTTTGACAGCCCGTCAGGCGGCGAGGAGCAAAGCCAGGACGATATCGATGCGCTGTTTGACAGCCCGTCAGGCGGCGAAGAGCAAAGTCAGGACGATATCGATGCGCTGTTCGATAGCCCGTCAGGCGGTGAAGAGCAAAGTCAGGATGATATCGATGCGCTGTTTGACAGCCCTTCAGGTGGTGAAGAGCAAAATCAGGACGATATCGACGCTTTGTTTGATAGCCCCTCAGGTGGCGCAGAACAAAGTCAGGATGATATTGACTCTTTGTTCGATGAACCTGCTGGCAAGGCTGATAAAGCTGACAATGCCGCTAAATCGAAAAAGGATGAGGGCGCGTCCGGCACCACAAAAGTCGACGATGATGAGTCACCCAAGCCTTTTGTCGTGAAAGGGGATGGCGGCGAAGATTTCCAGCCCCCGGTGGTCGATCTTATGGATGCGGCTGGCTTTGAAGCGCAAAAGAAGGTTGCGCGTGGCGGTACGGAGGCCCGGGCCCGGCGCAGACGGCGCAAGGCACGCGCCAAAAAGCAAAGATTGGCAGCAGGGGGCAACCGATCAGCCAACCGGGAGTGGATGCTTGGTGGCGCGGCGCTGGGAGCCACGGTGATTTTGCTGGGCGCCCTGTTCATGGCGCCGCAATTCTGGGTCAAGCGCGTTCCTAATCTGGCTTCTCTTTATTCCATGTTTGGCATCAATGTGAATATTGTTGGCGTCAATATCGATATGGTTGATGTGCGCCTTGAGCAGAAATCAGGTTCGCCGGTGCTCGCAATCGAGACTGAATTGGTCAATCCGGGGACTGAACCTGTGATTCTTCCCTCTGTGGAGTTTTCCGTCCTTGGCAAGGAGCGTCTTGAGCTTTATTCATGGACCATCGGACCGGACCATGTGGGTCTGGGGCCGGGGGAGCGCAAGCTGATCGAGACCTCGATTGCTGCGCCCGCGCAAGCAAGATATCTTTCGCTTCGCGTGTTCAACGAATAG
- the hpt gene encoding hypoxanthine phosphoribosyltransferase yields the protein MTDTIEVLYDEATLASRNQELANAIAGADYKNLLVIAVLKGSFVFAADLLRSLYRAGVPLEVEFMSLSSYGTGTKSSGNVKVVRDIEVIVKDRDVLLVDDILESGRTLAYAKNLLQERGANRADIAVLLDKPGKRVVDLNAEYVGFECPDKFVVGYGMDKAHSYREVPFVGYLA from the coding sequence ATGACAGATACCATTGAAGTCCTCTATGACGAGGCGACACTCGCCAGCCGCAATCAGGAACTGGCAAACGCGATCGCAGGGGCTGACTATAAAAATCTGCTCGTTATTGCGGTTCTCAAGGGAAGCTTCGTTTTCGCAGCTGATCTGCTGCGCTCTCTTTATCGTGCGGGTGTGCCGCTTGAAGTGGAGTTCATGTCGCTTTCAAGCTATGGAACAGGGACCAAATCTTCCGGCAATGTGAAGGTGGTGCGTGACATCGAGGTGATCGTCAAGGATCGCGATGTTCTTCTGGTTGATGACATTCTGGAATCCGGGCGTACGCTGGCTTACGCCAAAAACCTGTTGCAGGAGCGTGGAGCCAACCGCGCAGACATCGCCGTTCTGCTCGACAAACCGGGCAAGCGGGTTGTTGATCTGAATGCAGAATATGTCGGCTTCGAGTGCCCTGACAAATTTGTTGTCGGCTACGGAATGGACAAGGCGCACTCATACCGCGAAGTGCCTTTTGTTGGCTATCTGGCATAG
- a CDS encoding response regulator: protein MARILLTEDDDGVRMFVQRALMMDGHDVKTAEDGTDALDLLFEHKGSFDLLLTDIKMPEMDGIELAKSAATSWPALTILMMTGFADQRERCDSLAAIVHDVVSKPFSLAEIRRAVREALSGEASLGPVSMSRAMYG, encoded by the coding sequence ATGGCCCGAATTCTTCTAACCGAAGATGACGACGGGGTTCGCATGTTTGTGCAGCGGGCATTGATGATGGACGGGCATGACGTCAAAACCGCAGAAGACGGAACAGATGCACTGGACCTTCTTTTTGAGCATAAAGGATCGTTCGATCTGCTCCTGACTGATATCAAGATGCCTGAAATGGATGGTATTGAACTGGCCAAATCCGCCGCAACAAGCTGGCCGGCCCTGACCATTCTCATGATGACCGGATTTGCCGATCAGCGCGAGCGTTGCGACAGCCTCGCCGCTATTGTGCATGATGTGGTGTCAAAACCGTTTTCTCTGGCCGAAATTCGCCGCGCAGTGAGAGAAGCCCTGTCCGGTGAGGCTTCGCTTGGTCCGGTTTCCATGTCCCGTGCGATGTATGGATAA
- the lysA gene encoding diaminopimelate decarboxylase, producing the protein MHHFDYIDGVMHAEGVSIPEIAKQVGTPFYVYSTATLERHYKVFSEAFGDVDSMLCYAMKANSNQAVLKVLARLGAGADVVSEGEMRRALAAGIPASKILFSGVGKTRRELTFALEQDILCFNVESEPELEHLSKIATELGKEARISLRINPDVDAKTHAKIATGKSENKFGIPWKRAREVYKHADSLPGIKVTGIDMHIGSQITHLEPFDSAFKRLEELVNQLRSDGLEIDHVDLGGGLGIPYQNTQSPPPLPRDYAETVKKHVKHLNCKVYFEPGRLIAGNAGVLVTEVIYRKEGEGKTFVIVDGAMNDLIRPTLYEAWHEAKPVREPSYNTPVSNVDIVGPVCETGDFLAQDRPLPHMDAGDLVAIMSAGAYGAVQSCTYNSRLLVPEVLVSGDKWHVIRARKSYEELLALDSVPDWLEA; encoded by the coding sequence ATGCACCATTTCGATTATATCGACGGCGTGATGCATGCCGAAGGCGTTTCCATTCCGGAAATCGCCAAACAAGTCGGCACCCCTTTCTATGTCTACTCAACCGCAACGCTCGAACGCCATTACAAGGTATTCTCTGAAGCGTTTGGTGATGTGGATTCCATGCTCTGCTATGCCATGAAGGCCAACTCCAATCAGGCCGTGCTGAAAGTGCTTGCCCGTCTTGGAGCAGGTGCCGATGTTGTCTCTGAAGGGGAAATGCGCCGCGCATTGGCTGCAGGTATTCCGGCCTCGAAAATCCTTTTCTCCGGCGTTGGCAAAACCCGGCGCGAGCTGACCTTTGCCCTGGAGCAAGACATTCTGTGCTTCAATGTCGAATCCGAGCCCGAACTCGAGCATTTGAGCAAAATTGCCACCGAGCTTGGCAAAGAAGCCCGCATTTCCTTGCGGATCAACCCGGATGTCGATGCGAAAACCCACGCCAAGATCGCAACCGGCAAGTCGGAAAACAAATTCGGCATTCCTTGGAAGCGCGCCCGCGAAGTCTATAAGCATGCGGACAGCCTGCCCGGCATCAAGGTCACCGGCATCGACATGCATATCGGCAGCCAGATCACCCATCTGGAGCCGTTCGATTCCGCGTTCAAGCGCCTTGAGGAGCTGGTAAATCAACTGCGCAGCGATGGTCTCGAGATCGACCATGTGGATTTGGGCGGAGGCCTTGGCATTCCCTATCAGAACACCCAATCCCCACCACCTCTGCCGCGAGATTATGCCGAAACGGTCAAGAAGCATGTCAAGCATCTGAACTGCAAGGTCTATTTCGAACCCGGCCGCCTGATCGCAGGCAATGCGGGTGTGCTGGTCACCGAGGTCATCTATCGCAAGGAAGGGGAAGGCAAGACCTTCGTCATCGTCGATGGCGCCATGAATGACCTCATCCGTCCCACGCTTTATGAAGCATGGCACGAGGCAAAGCCCGTCCGTGAGCCATCCTACAACACCCCCGTCTCAAATGTGGACATCGTGGGGCCTGTTTGCGAAACGGGGGATTTTCTGGCTCAGGATCGTCCCCTACCGCATATGGATGCGGGCGATCTGGTGGCAATCATGTCAGCGGGAGCCTATGGCGCGGTGCAATCCTGCACCTATAACAGCCGCCTGCTGGTGCCCGAAGTGCTGGTCAGTGGCGACAAGTGGCATGTGATCCGTGCCCGCAAAAGCTATGAAGAATTGCTCGCGCTGGATAGCGTGCCGGACTGGCTGGAAGCGTAA
- a CDS encoding lipoprotein — MAHGIFSKSVVKTAATGLIALGMVASLAACGVRGPLKPPSANTTAQSTIKDPVASEGAVDEPEPQATPTKTVDDDFFLDPLL, encoded by the coding sequence ATGGCTCATGGCATTTTTTCAAAGTCCGTCGTCAAAACCGCCGCAACCGGCCTCATCGCATTGGGCATGGTGGCCAGCTTGGCCGCCTGTGGCGTACGCGGACCACTGAAGCCCCCCTCGGCCAACACCACTGCGCAAAGCACCATCAAGGATCCGGTGGCCAGCGAAGGGGCTGTTGACGAGCCAGAACCTCAGGCAACCCCGACGAAAACGGTCGATGACGACTTTTTCCTCGACCCTCTGCTTTAG
- the argH gene encoding argininosuccinate lyase: MSNKMWGGRFSEGPDAIMEEINASIDFDKKLYSQDIAGSKAHVRMLAQQEIVPADDAKAIEQGLDTIAGEIEAGDFTFSRALEDIHMNVESRLADLIGPNAGRLHTARSRNDQVATDFRLWVRDTLDTLDGQLLELQTTFAEKAEEFANAVMPGFTHLQSAQPVTFGHHMMAYVEMLSRDRGRVQDARTRMNECPLGSAALAGTSFPIDRHMTAKALGFDRPTANSLDGVSDRDFALEALSAASICAMHLSRFAEELVIWSSAQFRFVKLSDKFSTGSSIMPQKRNPDAAELVRAKSGRIIGALNALLIVMKGLPLAYSKDMQEDKEQVFDALQNLSLCVAAMTGMVGDLEPNVKELKKAAGSGYSTATDLADWLVRTLGMPFRNAHHVTGSLVAMAAERDIELHKLSLEDMQTVEPTITEDVFSVLSVDKSVRSRVSFGGTAPANVKKQAKSWLKKLEKEKAAKQ; this comes from the coding sequence ATGAGCAATAAAATGTGGGGCGGCCGCTTCTCCGAGGGTCCGGACGCCATTATGGAAGAAATCAATGCTTCCATCGATTTCGATAAAAAACTCTACTCCCAGGACATTGCCGGATCCAAAGCACATGTGCGCATGTTGGCCCAGCAGGAGATCGTCCCTGCCGATGATGCCAAAGCCATTGAACAAGGTCTAGACACAATCGCTGGAGAAATTGAGGCAGGAGACTTCACTTTTTCGCGTGCGCTGGAAGACATTCACATGAATGTGGAAAGCCGCCTTGCAGATCTCATCGGTCCCAATGCCGGACGGCTGCATACAGCCCGCTCGCGCAATGATCAGGTTGCGACGGATTTCCGCCTCTGGGTGCGCGACACCCTCGACACCCTTGATGGGCAGTTGCTGGAGCTGCAGACCACCTTCGCGGAAAAGGCAGAAGAATTTGCCAATGCCGTCATGCCCGGTTTCACCCATCTGCAGAGCGCTCAACCAGTGACCTTCGGGCACCATATGATGGCTTATGTGGAAATGCTTTCCCGCGACCGTGGCCGCGTGCAGGATGCGCGCACGCGCATGAATGAATGCCCTCTGGGCTCGGCGGCGCTGGCTGGGACCTCCTTCCCGATCGACCGCCACATGACCGCCAAAGCGCTCGGCTTTGACCGCCCGACAGCCAACTCGCTGGACGGAGTCTCCGATCGCGATTTTGCCCTAGAAGCTTTGTCCGCTGCCTCCATCTGCGCCATGCATCTTTCCCGGTTTGCCGAAGAGCTGGTCATCTGGTCATCGGCCCAGTTCCGCTTCGTGAAGCTCTCGGACAAATTCTCCACCGGCTCCTCCATCATGCCTCAGAAACGCAATCCGGATGCCGCCGAGCTGGTTCGAGCCAAATCCGGCCGCATCATCGGTGCGCTGAATGCTCTGCTCATCGTGATGAAGGGTCTGCCACTCGCCTATTCCAAGGACATGCAGGAAGACAAGGAACAGGTCTTCGACGCCTTGCAGAATCTGTCCCTGTGCGTTGCAGCCATGACCGGCATGGTCGGCGATCTGGAACCGAATGTGAAAGAGCTGAAAAAAGCCGCCGGCTCCGGCTACTCCACTGCAACGGATCTGGCCGACTGGCTCGTCCGGACCCTGGGCATGCCTTTCCGCAACGCCCACCATGTCACCGGCAGCCTTGTTGCCATGGCCGCCGAGCGCGACATCGAGCTGCACAAACTGAGCCTTGAAGACATGCAGACGGTCGAACCAACAATCACCGAAGATGTATTCTCGGTGCTCTCGGTCGACAAATCCGTTCGCAGCCGCGTCTCTTTTGGTGGCACAGCACCGGCCAATGTCAAAAAACAGGCAAAAAGCTGGCTGAAAAAGCTTGAAAAAGAAAAAGCAGCCAAGCAATAG
- a CDS encoding TlpA disulfide reductase family protein, protein MAHYDDIPSLAWLLMEEGETEMLSFAQKFRPLRAGLLFLLALSGTVAMAPLSVLAQESCPAAKQQIKTIDPLIKGPIAALQTNGHPVNFSGLAFKREDGSAISLADFKGKTVLLNLWATWCAPCRHEMPDLDGLQAKLGGDDFEVVTVSLDRKSPDKPRAFFDEIGIEHLTLYYDEKMAMFPALRSKGMAFGMPSTLIINKDGCSLAHMAGPAAWASTEAQELVKRLEEAD, encoded by the coding sequence GTGGCTCATTATGATGATATCCCGTCTTTGGCGTGGCTTTTGATGGAAGAAGGGGAAACAGAAATGCTTTCATTTGCTCAAAAATTCCGGCCCTTGCGTGCTGGCCTGCTTTTTCTGCTGGCCCTTTCCGGCACTGTTGCCATGGCGCCCCTGTCGGTCTTGGCACAAGAGAGCTGCCCGGCTGCCAAGCAGCAGATTAAGACCATCGATCCGCTGATCAAGGGGCCGATTGCGGCGCTTCAAACCAACGGTCATCCGGTCAACTTCTCCGGACTTGCCTTCAAGCGTGAGGATGGCAGCGCCATTTCTCTTGCCGATTTCAAAGGCAAGACGGTTCTTCTCAATCTATGGGCAACATGGTGCGCGCCTTGCCGTCATGAGATGCCTGATCTGGATGGACTGCAGGCCAAGCTCGGGGGCGATGACTTTGAAGTGGTCACCGTCAGCCTTGATCGCAAATCGCCAGACAAACCCCGTGCTTTTTTTGACGAAATCGGGATTGAGCATCTGACGTTGTATTATGATGAGAAAATGGCGATGTTCCCGGCTTTGCGGTCCAAGGGCATGGCCTTTGGCATGCCGTCAACGTTGATCATCAACAAGGATGGCTGTTCGCTGGCGCATATGGCCGGGCCGGCTGCCTGGGCATCTACAGAAGCACAGGAGCTGGTGAAAAGGCTTGAGGAGGCTGACTAA
- a CDS encoding 3-hydroxybutyryl-CoA dehydrogenase: MSEIKKVGIIGAGQMGSGIAHVCGLSGYDVLLNDINQERLDEAIAEITSNLDRQVTKGRISDGQKLAALAKITTTLDLQNMSDVDLVIEAVTEHEETKRKVLASITPFLKPEALIASNSSSYSITRLAAATDRAEQFIGMHFMRPVPVMKLIELVRGIATDEKTFRISEKFVESLGKTVAVSEDFPAFIVNRILLPMINEAIYTLYEGVGTVDSIDTAMRLGANHPMGPLELADFIGLDTCLSVMQVLYDGLADSKYRPCPLLVKYVEAGWLGRKTHRGFYDYRSEIPIPTR; encoded by the coding sequence ATGTCTGAAATCAAGAAAGTTGGTATCATTGGGGCCGGACAAATGGGCAGCGGTATTGCGCATGTCTGCGGTCTGTCCGGTTATGATGTACTCCTGAATGACATCAATCAGGAAAGACTCGATGAAGCCATTGCCGAAATCACCAGCAATCTGGACCGGCAGGTGACCAAGGGCCGCATTTCGGACGGACAGAAACTGGCAGCACTTGCCAAGATCACCACGACGCTCGATCTACAGAATATGTCGGATGTAGATCTGGTTATCGAAGCGGTTACCGAACATGAGGAAACTAAGCGCAAGGTTCTTGCATCCATCACGCCATTCCTGAAGCCTGAAGCCCTCATTGCGTCCAACAGCTCGTCCTATTCCATCACACGCCTTGCGGCCGCCACCGACAGAGCCGAACAGTTCATCGGCATGCATTTCATGCGCCCTGTACCGGTCATGAAGCTGATCGAACTGGTACGCGGCATCGCAACCGACGAGAAAACCTTCAGAATCTCGGAAAAATTCGTTGAAAGCTTGGGCAAGACCGTTGCCGTTTCAGAAGATTTCCCTGCCTTCATTGTCAACCGTATTCTGCTTCCGATGATTAACGAAGCCATTTATACCCTCTATGAAGGGGTTGGCACCGTGGATTCCATCGACACGGCCATGCGGTTGGGCGCCAACCACCCCATGGGTCCGTTGGAACTGGCCGACTTTATCGGTCTGGACACCTGCCTGTCGGTCATGCAGGTGCTTTATGATGGATTGGCAGACAGCAAATACCGCCCCTGTCCATTGCTGGTGAAATATGTCGAAGCCGGTTGGCTGGGACGCAAGACACATCGCGGCTTCTACGACTATCGCAGCGAGATTCCGATTCCGACACGCTAG